From Topomyia yanbarensis strain Yona2022 chromosome 1, ASM3024719v1, whole genome shotgun sequence, one genomic window encodes:
- the LOC131695821 gene encoding uncharacterized protein LOC131695821 encodes MADDQRIYQLTTRRNTVVEALGRAEAFLEDYIAERDQAQVQLRLEYLDTMWTTLEEVQAELEAEAIDDEGRAHHASIRANFEPRLFTIKASLLTKLPQLPDASIPHSLHANSALSGIKLPTISLPEFDGDYQQWLTFHDTFLALIHNNADVPPIQKFHYLKAAVKGEAAQLIESIAICSANYSLAWGALEGRYSNDYLLKKRHLQALFDIPHMKKETAATLHSLVDEFERHTKILHQLGEPTDAWSTLLEHLLCTRLHDDSLKAWEDHASTIDNPNYTCLIDFLQRRTRVLESISVNHQPASNPGSSSDIASSHHFKRHSQFRLSACASTTGSSLKCPVCNQAHSLSRCEKFIQFSMAERQRAVNSRRLCHNCLKGNHFVRNCPCDLNCRKCNQRHHTLLHFDQSNGPRKPNNENISRHPDSWQPIPTNSIDNRGQTTVAATEIPLSIETSASLQQPRENVFLLTVIVNVIDAFGHAHPARALLDSASQPNLISERVARILRMKRSPVNITVQGAGQLSKAIRESVYAQITSRKENFSCGVNFLVMDKVTADLPAQTIDTKMWNIPKDLFLADPAFNKSQPIDMVIGAKHFYSFFPTASRIQLHGNLPLLVDSVFGWIVAGSAGSAFSIPSLTCTSNSCSVVAVSMVSLEESLERFWQMEELTTKDNYSNEERHCESFYQSTVARNSEGRYMVRLPRKQDFAVMLGQSKTNALRRFEFLERRLERDSSLKQEYHQFMQEYLQLGHMQLVKPEDTSCGIEYYLPHHPVVKESSTTTKVRVVFDGSAKTSTGFSLNDALCVGPVVQDDLLAIILRFRTYPIALVGDVAKMYRQVLVHPDDTPLQRILWRFSPESPIQTYELRTVTYGLAPSSFLATRTLQQLANDEGGSYRFGSKALRKNFYVDDFIGGAKSVDEAIHLRTELSELLEKGGFELRKWTSNRLDVLQGLNDDQIGTQSTLQFTPHETIKALGINWEPEGDFLRFDSHVQHRDEAPTKRSILSDIAKLFDPLGLIAPVIVRAKILMQEMWLLSTGWDEPVPENVCHKWNKYHQELPKISAYRVTRYVFLPQSTIQLHTFADASESAYGACTYARCKDEMGNVRIQLLAAKSRVAPLKRLTLARLELCAAVLASHLHDRIKQAIDVEVSASYFWSDSAVTLQWIRSPPNTWQTFVGNRVSEVQHYTHGCQWMHISGCENPADLVSRGMSVEDFLKSTLWDQGPRWLSLTEGEWKTRTPPIVADDVLEVRHVVAAVQLNTSVNPLFLRWSSFTRLLHVIGYCIRFIVNTRTRTRTQPPHTSNPARTLSVEELSKAKTLIVRLAQQEAFAPEIRELEKGNSVPKRSHVRQMSPFLDQEKVLRVGGRLKLSQLPYQSKHPALLPSFHPLSCLLMEYYHRRMLHAGGRLLLSTVREEFWPLHGRRLAHSTVRNCFRCTRLNPVPAQQQIGQLPVHRIIPSRPFSITGVDYAGPLYLKPIHKRASPTKAYISVFVCFATKAVHLELVSDLTTQAFLCALRRFIARRGRPAHIHSDNGKNFEGAKNEMGKLFAMLKNQNEIDKISSYCAEEGITWHLNPPKAPHFGGLWEAAVKVAKKHLFRQLGPSRLSFEDISTVLTQVESMMNSRPLLPMSDDPNDLAALTPAHFLIGTSILALPDPDHHNIPVNRLDHYQQLQLHVQKCWKHWRSEYLQELQKDTTKHLRNEQILPGRMVIVVDELQPPIRWPLARIESTSPGPDGLPSDH; translated from the exons ATGGCCGATGACCAGCGAATCTACCAGCTGACAACGAGGAGAAATACAGTGGTCGAGGCTTTGGGTCGGGCAGAGGCTTTTTTAGAGGACTATATTGCTGAAAGAGATCAGGCGCAAGTACAGTTGAGGTTGGAGTACCTGGACACGATGTGGACTACGCTGGAGGAAGTGCAAGCTGAACTGGAAGCTGAAGCGATAGATGATGAAGGTAGGGCACATCATGCATCAATTCGTGCCAACTTTGAACCTCGGCTTTTTACAATAAAAGCTTCTTTGCTTACTAAATTGCCTCAACTTCCTGACGCTAGTATCCCTCACTCTCTGCATGCTAATTCCGCTCTTTCTGGCATCAAACTCCCGACGATTTCGCTACCCGAATTCGATGGGGATTACCAACAATGGCTTACCTTCCACGATACGTTTTTGGCTCTGATTCACAATAATGCTGATGTTCCGCCTATTCAAAAATTCCACTACTTGAAGGCTGCCGTTAAGGGAGAGGCTGCCCAGCTAATCGAGTCCATTGCTATATGTTCTGCTAACTACTCACTAGCATGGGGAGCACTTGAAGGTAGATATTCCAATGATTATCTTTTGAAAAAGCGACATCTGCAGGCACTCTTCGACATTCCGCACATGAAGAAGGAGACTGCTGCAACGCTACATAGCTTGGTAGATGAATTCGAGCGCCACACAAAAATTCTGCACCAATTGGGGGAACCGACCGACGCATGGAGTACCCTTCTTGAGCACCTGCTGTGTACGCGCCTCCACGATGATTCCCTCAAGGCCTGGGAAGACCACGCATCTACAATAGATAACCCAAACTACACTTGTTTGATAGATTTTCTGCAGAGGAGAACACGAGTTCTAGAGTCGATATCCGTCAATCACCAGCCTGCTTCCAACCCCGGTTCCAGTAGCGACATTGCATCTTCCCACCACTTCAAGAGGCACTCCCAATTCCGTTTATCTGCTTGTGCTTCTACCACTGGTTCTTCTCTTAAATGCCCGGTGTGCAACCAGGCCCATTCTTTGTCGAGGTGCGAGAAATTCATTCAGTTTTCGATGGCTGAGCGACAGCGGGCAGTCAACTCGAGGCGACTGTGCCACAATTGTCTGAAAGGGAACCATTTCGTTCGCAACTGTCCCTGTGATCTGAACTGCAGAAAATGCAACCAGCGTCACCACACTCTTTTGCATTTCGATCAATCCAACGGTCCTAGAAAGCCCAACAATGAGAATATTTCGCGCCACCCGGATTCTTGGCAACCGATTCCAACCAATTCCATCGACAATCGTGGCCAAACAACCGTTGCGGCGACGGAAATACCTCTTTCGATTGAAACGAGTGCTTCTCTCCAACAACCACGCGAGAACGTATTTTTGCTTACAGTCATCGTAAACGTGATCGATGCATTCGGACATGCACATCCAGCGCGAGCATTGTTGGACAGTGCATCGCAGCCGAATCTAATTTCAGAGCGTGTCGCACGAATTCTTCGTATGAAAAGGAGTCCCGTTAACATTACTGTTCAAGGTGCCGGTCAGCTATCCAAGGCGATACGTGAATCGGTATACGCCCAGATCACTTCAAGAAAAGAGAATTTTTCGTGCGGCGTTAACTTTCTTGTGATGGATAAGGTCACCGCCGACCTACCTGCACAAACCATCGATACAAAGATGTGGAATATTCCAAAGGACCTGTTTCTGGCGGACCCAGCATTTAACAAAAGCCAGCCAATCGATATGGTCATCGGCGCTAAACACTTTTACTCTTTCTTCCCAACCGCGTCTCGAATACAGCTGCACGGCAATCTTCCGTTATTAGTAGATAGCGTTTTCGGATGGATTGTGGCAGGCTCTGCGGGTTCAGCTTTCTCTATACCAAGCTTGACATGTACCTCCAACTCTTGCAGTGTAGTAGCTGTATCGATGGTCTCTTTGGAGGAAAGTCTAGAACGATTCTGGCAAATGgaggaactaactactaaggACAACTATTCCAACGAAGAACGCCATTGTGAGTCCTTTTACCAGTCAACGGTTGCGAGAAATTCCGAAGGACGATATATGGTTCGTTTACCCAGAAAGCAAGACTTCGCCGTTATGCTAGGCCAGTCTAAAACAAACGCATTGCGCCGATTCGAATTTCTAGAGAGACGTTTGGAACGAGACTCCAGTTTGAAGCAGGAGTACCACCAATTCATGCAGGAGTACCTCCAGCTTGGGCACATGCAACTGGTCAAACCCGAAGATACTAGCTGTGGTATAGAATACTACTTACCCCATCACCCAGTAGTTAAAGAATCCAGCACGACGACAAAGGTTCGCGTCGTATTTGACGGCTCAGCAAAAACTTCCACTGGATTTTCGCTCAACGATGCTCTTTGCGTCGGACCAGTGGTTCAGGATGACCTACTCGCCATAATTCTTCGCTTCCGTACATACCCGATCGCCCTCGTCGGAGACGTGGCAAAAATGTACCGACAAGTTCTAGTGCACCCCGACGATACTCCATTGCAGCGCATTTTATGGCGGTTCTCTCCAGAATCGCCTATTCAAACGTACGAATTGCGCACTGTGACCTACGGTCTAGCTCCGTCCTCCTTTCTCGCAACACGCACGCTTCAGCAATTGGCAAACGACGAAGGAGGATCGTATCGATTTGGCAGCAAGGCTTTACGAAAAAATTTCTACGTCGACGACTTCATCGGCGGGGCAAAGTCGGTAGACGAAGCCATTCACCTCCGCACAGAGCTTAGCGAATTACTCGAGAAGGGAGGATTTGAACTTCGTAAGTGGACATCAAATCGGCTTGATGTTCTGCAGGGATTGAACGACGATCAAATTGGCACCCAATCTACATTACAATTCACCCCCCATGAAACAATAAAGGCGCTTGGAATTAACTGGGAGCCGGAAGGAGATTTTCTACGGTTCGATTCGCATGTGCAGCATCGCGATGAAGCACCTACCAAACGTTCCATTTTATCGGATATTGCGAAATTATTCGACCCACTTGGCCTCATTGCTCCGGTCATAGTTAGAGCCAAAATTCTAATGCAAGAGATGTGGTTATTATCGACTGGTTGGGATGAGCCAGTTCCTGAAAACGTTTGTCATAAGTGGAATAAATATCATCAGGAGCTGCCCAAAATATCTGCCTATCGAGTAACCCGCTATGTATTCCTTCCACAATCAACCATCCAGTTGCATACATTTGCAGATGCATCCGAATCGGCATACGGTGCATGCACGTACGCCCGCTGTAAAGACGAAATGGGAAACGTAAGAAtccagcttctcgccgccaagTCACGAGTCGCCCCACTAAAGCGTCTCACCCTTGCCCGTCTTGAACTTTGCGCTGCTGTTTTGGCTTCGCATCTGCATGATCGCATCAAGCAGGCCATAGATGTTGAAGTTTCTGCCTCGTACTTCTGGTCGGACTCCGCCGTCACGCTGCAGTGGATTCGATCACCTCCAAACACTTGGCAAACGTTCGTAGGGAATAGAGTCTCTGAGGTGCAGCATTATACCCATGGCTGCCAGTGGATGCACATATCTGGATGCGAAAATCCGGCTGACCTAGTATCCCGTGGAATGTCGGTAGAAGATTTTCTGAAAAGTACGTTGTGGGACCAAGGCCCCCGCTGGTTGTCACTGACCGAAGGAGAATGGAAAACTCGTACCCCGCCAATTGTTGCTGATGATGTACTCGAAGTGCGACACGTCGTAGCAGCTGTGCAATTGAACACATCGGTCAATCCGTTATTTCTTCGCTGGTCATCGTTCACTCGCCTGCTTCACGTCAttggatactgtatccgttTTATAGTCAATACACGTACAAGAACCAGAACTCAGCCTCCCCATACTTCGAATCCAGCGAGAACATTATCTGTGGAAGAGTTATCGAAAGCCAAAACGTTAATAGTTCGACTTGCACAACAAGAAGCCTTCGCCCCAGAAATCAGAGAGCTGGAAAAAGGGAATTCGGTTCCAAAGCGTTCGCACGTCCGTCAAATGAGCCCATTTCTGGATCAAGAGAAAGTTTTGAGAGTCGGAGGTCGATTAAAGTTATCCCAACTGCCCTACCAATCAAAACATCCTGCCCTACTGCCTAGCTTTCACCCGCTTTCCTGTCTACTAATGGAATATTATCACCGCCGAATGCTACACGCCGGTGGGCGCCTTTtattatcaacagtacgcgAGGAATTTTGGCCACTGCACGGACGCAGATTGGCGCACAGTACCGTACGAAACTGCTTTCGATGCACTCGACTCAATCCTGTACCTGCGCAGCAGCAAATTGGTCAGCTACCCGTCCATCGAATCATTCCAAGCCGTCCATTTAGTATCACCGGTGTAGATTATGCTGGCCCGCTCTATCTCAAACCAATCCACAAACGTGCCTCTCCGACGAAGGCCTACATTTCCGTGTTCGTCTGCTTTGCCACCAAAGCTGTTCATCTAGAGCTCGTGAGTGATTTGACAACGCAGGCTTTCTTATGTGCACTCCGTCGGTTCATAGCCAGAAGAGGACGTCCAGCGCACATTCATTCGGACAACGGCAAAAACTTTGAAGGGGCTAAAAATGAAATGGGAAAATTATTTGCTATGCTCAAAAACCAGAACGAAATCGACAAAATCTCATCGTATTGTGCAGAGGAAGGAATCACTTGGCATCTAAATCCACCGAAGGCACCTCATTTCGGCGGATTATGGGAAGCAGCAGTCAAAGTGGCCAAGAAGCATCTATTTCGGCAGTTGGGTCCATCGCGCCTATCGTTTGAGGATATCAGCACAGTGCTCACGCAGGTTGAATCAATGATGAATTCACGTCCTTTACTGCCAATGTCTGATGATCCTAACGATCTTGCTGCTCTCACGCCGGCCCATTTTCTTATCGGCACCAGCATCCTCGCCTTGCCCGACCCAGATCACCACAACATTCCGGTCAACCGACTGGATCATTATCAGCAGCTGCAGTTGCACGTTCAAAAATGTTGGAAACACTGGCGCTCAGAATATTTGCAGGAACTGCAAAAGGATACCACCAAGCATTTGCGGAACGAACAAATTTTGCCTGGGCGTATGGTCATCGTCGTAGATGAACTGCAACCACCAATCCGTTGGCCACTTGCTCGAATTGAGTCAACTTCCCCGGGCCCGGATGGGCTA CCGTCCGATCACTAA